Proteins co-encoded in one Haloarcula sp. DT43 genomic window:
- a CDS encoding DUF6788 family protein, protein MNTISEDPEPVPSDRIPKYVREGLDRQDALTLLDIASYCEELAEHKRHAVSEDDIDKEGVEGVTPVDEDEDFDVEDIIDEEDDPEAARKGSVVVRRTKCGSDCKCNNGTGHGPYAYLVWSENGSQKWKYVGKA, encoded by the coding sequence ATGAACACCATCAGTGAAGACCCGGAACCCGTTCCCTCTGACCGCATCCCGAAGTACGTTCGAGAGGGACTCGACCGGCAGGACGCCCTCACGTTGCTCGACATCGCCTCCTACTGCGAAGAACTGGCCGAGCACAAGCGACATGCCGTGTCGGAGGACGACATCGACAAAGAGGGCGTCGAGGGCGTGACACCCGTGGACGAGGACGAGGACTTCGATGTGGAGGACATTATCGACGAGGAAGACGACCCAGAAGCCGCCCGGAAGGGCTCGGTCGTCGTCCGGCGCACGAAGTGCGGGTCGGACTGTAAATGCAACAACGGCACAGGGCACGGCCCGTATGCGTACCTCGTCTGGTCCGAGAATGGCTCGCAGAAGTGGAAGTACGTCGGGAAGGCGTGA